CGAGGGGGGCTGGGAAACGCCGCGTTCGCCACGCCACGCAATCGCGCACCGCGCAAAGCAACCACGGGTCAGCCGGGCGAGGAACACGTGCTCTGGCTCGAACTCAAACTGATGGCCGACGTGGGATTGGTGGGACTGCCCAACGCAGGCAAGTCTACGCTGCTGGCGGCTCTGACGGCGGCTCGGCCCAAGATCGCTCCCTATCCGTTCACGACTCTGCAACCGAATCTCGGAATCGTCCGGCCGACGGAGTTCACGAGTTTTGTTCTGGCGGATATTCCCGGTCTCATCGAGGGCGCGTCGGAAGGCAAGGGACTGGGATTCGAGTTCCTGCGCCATATCGAGCGGACGCGGGTACTGGTGTTCATGGTGGACGTGACCTCGGAGAATCCCGGTCGCGATCTGCGAGCGCTCAAAGCGGAACTCAAGGCGTGGAACGCGGATCTCCTGCAGCGGCCGAGCATGGTGGTTCTATCCAAATGTGACTTGGCGGAGGAACGCAAGCGATTGCGGAAACCGTGGACAATGTATGTGTCGTCGGCTACAGGTGAGAATTTAGACAGACTCGTGAATCGGATATGGGAGATGCTGCAATCGGCTCCCCCACCGACGGTGTTCCGTCCCCCGACATTTCAGCCTGTCCCGCAAGGACCTGATGAACCATGAGTGTAGTACTCGAATCTGAATCGGAGAAGACCGCCCTTCTCAATCTCTATTCGCTGGAGGGTGTGGGTTCGGGCACTCTGATCCGCCTTGTCGAGCGGTTCGGGTCAGCGGAAGCCGTCTTTCGTCAGTCGGAAGCGCAACATCAGACGGTTCCTCGCATTCCTGCCGTTGTGGTCTCGCGGATTCGAGCGGCTTCCCCCGACCATTCGACGGGAGCACAGTTGTTCTCGCAGGCCGCGGAGCGCGGGATCGAGATTCGCACCTACTGGGATACGAATTATCCGCCGAAGCTGCGTGAACTGGAAACCGACGCACCGGCGATTCTGTTCATCCGCGGGACATTCGAGGCGGACGTGCGGCGATTGGCGGTGGTGGGAACCCGTAGCGCGACCGCCTACGGCAAGCGAGTCGTGCGGGATCTGGTTCTGGGAATAAGGGCGAGCGGAATTCACATCGTGTCGGGCTTGGCGTCGGGAATTGACGGATCTGCTCACGAAGCCGCCCTCGAAGCGGGACTGCCGACGGAGGCCGTGTTCGGATGTGGCGTGGACCGGATCTATCCTCCCGCCAACACGGCCTTGGCAAACCGGATTCTGGCTGCGGGCGGAGGATTGATTTCCGAGTTTCCATTGGGTGCGACTCCCGATCGTCACCACTTTCCGCAGCGTAACCGGGTCATTGCCGGGCTTTCGCAGGGAACGCTGGTTGTTGAGGCGGGCGCGAGATCCGGCGCGCTGATCACCGCTCTGCTGGCCGTGGAATACGGACGGGAAGTGATGGCGGTTCCGGGAGCCGTGACGAATCCCAAGGCGGGGGGATGCCACAGCCTCATCAAGAACGGAGCGGCCCTGATCGAAACGGCCGATGATATTCTGCAGCTTCTCGAAATGCCTCAAGCCATGGCGGGAAAGGCGCAATCGGTTCAGGTACCGCTGGAACTCTCGCGGCCAGAATCAGACTTAATGAAGGTCCTCGATGCGACCGAAGCCACGCATATTGACGCTATCGCCCAGAGCGCAGGAATGCCCGTGGGCGAGGCTTTGGGACAGCTTCTTCTATTGGAGCTGAAGGGAGCCATCAAACAACTACCGGGGAAGTACTTTGTCCGAGCATGAAGCGGCGCGGCGGCTCTTTCCTGAAGCCGTCTTCGCCAACAGCAACATTGTCCTCTTCGAGGACGATCGCACGGCGCGTGACCTGTTTCCGCTGACCGTGCTGCGGCCGTCATGGGAGATCCGGATCGGCGCGGGAACCACTCGGCAGTGGATCGAAGCGATAGCCGGACCGGGTTTACCGGTAATGATCAGACCCCGTCCCGGGATGCAGGGCATGGCCGTCCAACTGGGTGGCCCGTCGGATGAGGACGTTGATCCTGAAGCCGACCTGCTGTTCGTCAACGGACGGTTGATCGGACTCTGGCCGACGGATGACTTGACCGAGGACTTGCCTGACACTCTGGTGGACAAGGATGGAAGACTCTTGCTGGCTCGCCGGAACGTTCGCCGGGCACCGGAGCTTCTGCCCTTGTCGGGAAACGAATTGGAGGCGCGCCTCGTTCAAGAGACAGGAGGGGAGCCTTTACCGGAAGGATGGCGACTCCTGTATACGCGCTATTTCTGGGACTATATGCTGGCCAACCGCGAGGCACTGGAACGGCAGCTTTCCCACACCGGCCGCGCCACCACCGAGCTCATGAATGCTCATGTCTTGCGGGAACTTCCAACCGGAGTGTGTTTCGGGGATCGCGTGGCGGGCCATCCGGTATATGTGGGATTGGGAGTGCGCCTGATGGCGGGGACGGTTATTGGGAATCATGCGGGACCGATCTGGATTGGGCCGAATACGGAGATCGAACCCCATACCTATCTGGAAGGACCGCTGTTTATTGGACCCAATTGCCGGATCAAGGCGGGAACGCGATTCTACGGCGGGTGCAGCCTCGGACAGCAATGCCGAGTGGCGGGCGAGATTTCAGCCTCGATTCTACAGGGATTCGTCAACAAGCAGCATGAAGGTTTCCTCGGAAACAGCTTTCTCAGCCAGTGGGTGAATCTGGGGGCGGACACGCGGACATCGAATCTGCGCAATGACTATGGTCCGGTGAAAGTGCAGGTTGGCGACCAGCTGGTGGCGACGGGGGAGATGCACGTGGGACTGACGGCGGGCGATCACGCGAAGACGGGCATCAATACGATGTTCAATACCGGGGCGGTGGTGGGAGTGGGAGCCAACGTGTTCGGTGCGGGCTATCCGCCGCGGTTCATTCCGAGCTTCTCGCAAGGCGGAGCGGAGGGATTGAAACCGGGACCTTTGGATCGTATGCTGGCTATAGCCCGAGAAGTGATGCGCAGGCGGGATCAAGAACTATCGGACGCTGAAGAGACGCTTCTTCGGCAGCACTATTCGGAAACGGTTAAGGGAGTGAGGGAATCGTGAAGAAGACGCGGATGATTGCCGGATTTACGGTGGCGGCGGTTGTGGTGGGTGTGTTTCTGCTGTGGGGTCCGGCTCTCTGGGCGGAGGGAGAACCGGTCAACATGCAGCTCGCCAAGCTGAACTTCATCTTACGGGCGGCCCGCGACAACTACGTGGAAGAGCCGGACGCTTCCAAGATGCTGGAAGGCGCGATCCGCGGGATGCTGTCCGAGCTGGATCCCCACTCCGTCTATATCCCCCGCGAAGATCAGGCGCGGATCAGCGAGCAGTTTCGGGGAGAGTTCGAAGGCATCGGCATCAGCTTCAGTATTCAGAACAAATGGCTGACGGTGGTGTCACCGATTCCGGGAACCCCGGCCGATCGGCTGGGGATCCGGGCCGGTGACCGGATCGTCAAGATCAATGGTGTCTCGGCTTTCGATATCAGCAACGATGAAGTCTTCGATAAGCTGCGCGGGCCCAAGGGGACGACGGTGGACGTGACGATTTCGCGGCCGGGAGTGGACGATCCGCTTGATTTCACGATCGTGCGTGACGCTATTCCCATCTACTCGGTAGGCGCGTCGTTTCTGATGCCCGACAAAGAGACCGGTTACG
This genomic stretch from bacterium harbors:
- the obgE gene encoding GTPase ObgE, yielding MFADRVKIRVKSGDGGNGVVSFRREAFVPRGGPDGGNGGYGGSVILEADSQLHTLLDFHHRSRFAAERGRHGSGGKCSGRNGADCVVKAPVGTRVYEGETLLVDLIESGQREVVAEGGRGGLGNAAFATPRNRAPRKATTGQPGEEHVLWLELKLMADVGLVGLPNAGKSTLLAALTAARPKIAPYPFTTLQPNLGIVRPTEFTSFVLADIPGLIEGASEGKGLGFEFLRHIERTRVLVFMVDVTSENPGRDLRALKAELKAWNADLLQRPSMVVLSKCDLAEERKRLRKPWTMYVSSATGENLDRLVNRIWEMLQSAPPPTVFRPPTFQPVPQGPDEP
- the dprA gene encoding DNA-processing protein DprA → MSVVLESESEKTALLNLYSLEGVGSGTLIRLVERFGSAEAVFRQSEAQHQTVPRIPAVVVSRIRAASPDHSTGAQLFSQAAERGIEIRTYWDTNYPPKLRELETDAPAILFIRGTFEADVRRLAVVGTRSATAYGKRVVRDLVLGIRASGIHIVSGLASGIDGSAHEAALEAGLPTEAVFGCGVDRIYPPANTALANRILAAGGGLISEFPLGATPDRHHFPQRNRVIAGLSQGTLVVEAGARSGALITALLAVEYGREVMAVPGAVTNPKAGGCHSLIKNGAALIETADDILQLLEMPQAMAGKAQSVQVPLELSRPESDLMKVLDATEATHIDAIAQSAGMPVGEALGQLLLLELKGAIKQLPGKYFVRA